The genomic segment ACTCTGAAATAATCATGACACCGATGGGAAGTAAAATTGCACGTTGGATCAAATCTGAAGACCTTGATGAAAATATGTCTTCAAGTCGTAATTTACTTGTACGTGACCGTTTTGACAATCCTTTATTTTTGTTTGAAAATCAGTTTGCTATGCGTTGGTTCGCGGATAAATATCCAAATGTTGAATTAACGTCACTGTTATAAGGGTTCTAGTGACTAATTCATATCTGCATTTCGTTTATGACCTACTAATGACCTAATTGGCCATAAAAGCTGAAAATTTCTCGGCTGCAATTTCTTCTGTTTCTTTTGTTAAATGAGCATAGACATTCATAGTTGTTTGAATATCTGAATGACCCAATCTTTTTTGTATTTCAAATATGCTCATACCAGAAGAAATACACAAACTTGTGTGTGTATGTCTTAGCATGTGAAGATTAACTTTAGATCCATACATTTTACAAATACGTTCTAAACGCCATTGCATGAAACCAATTGTTTTGGGTCGTCCATCTGGTGCAGCAAAGACAAAATTAGCATCATGATATCCTTTTCCAAAAGCGAGTTTCGATTCGTTTTGATATTGCTTTAGTTTCTTTAGTAGTTCAATTACTAAAGGATCAATAGATATCAGACGATTTGATGCCTCGCTTTTTGGTGTATTTAGTTCGTATCTTTTATTTGAATTTCCATCTGTAAACAACGTTTTATTGATGTCTAAGGTATTGTTTTTGAAATCTATATCATTCCATTGTAAAGCTAAACCTTCACCAGCACGCATGCCGGAGTAGGCTAATAAATGTAGATAAGCTTGTTCAATATCAAGACTGTATTTATTAACGTTTTCTAAAAAATTAATAAGCTCAGGTTTATTTAAAAATTTTATTTTATTTTGCTTTTTATCACTTAAGGTTTTAACTCTTCTAGGTAAGCCGACATCAATAGTAGGATCTATGTTAATTAGTTCGTATGTCTTAGCATAGCGAAATACCATCTTAACAACTTGGAAAATATTAATTACTGTGCCTCTTTTATA from the Carnobacterium inhibens subsp. inhibens DSM 13024 genome contains:
- a CDS encoding tyrosine-type recombinase/integrase, translating into MASIQKYTTKTKGSLYLFKAVSGYDKSGKAITTTRRGFKTKKQAKDAAVDFEAAVKNGGIVNDTNSTFEAVAIEWLEKHNNEVKQSTIKSQKSKINTACTYFGNRRIKDIKRREVENMIADLLDNEEKIDMRKSGKYKRGTVINIFQVVKMVFRYAKTYELINIDPTIDVGLPRRVKTLSDKKQNKIKFLNKPELINFLENVNKYSLDIEQAYLHLLAYSGMRAGEGLALQWNDIDFKNNTLDINKTLFTDGNSNKRYELNTPKSEASNRLISIDPLVIELLKKLKQYQNESKLAFGKGYHDANFVFAAPDGRPKTIGFMQWRLERICKMYGSKVNLHMLRHTHTSLCISSGMSIFEIQKRLGHSDIQTTMNVYAHLTKETEEIAAEKFSAFMAN